In Desulfoplanes formicivorans, a single genomic region encodes these proteins:
- a CDS encoding type II 3-dehydroquinate dehydratase, which produces MAHPLPILIMNGPNLGFIGQRQPEIYGSRTLDDLPAMLATVMGNRADQISLSFFQSNSQGALIDRLEQAWQDKTAGIVLNAGAYTHTSLALADCLAWIKIPCIEVHISNVHARSNPLRHTSLMAPSCIGVIAGLGIMGYVYGVQALFYHIHQRAQCSADSRQA; this is translated from the coding sequence ATGGCGCATCCACTTCCCATCCTGATCATGAATGGTCCCAACCTGGGCTTTATCGGCCAACGCCAACCCGAAATCTATGGTTCCCGGACCTTGGACGATCTTCCGGCCATGCTCGCCACGGTCATGGGAAACAGGGCCGACCAGATCAGCTTGAGCTTTTTCCAGTCCAACAGCCAGGGTGCCCTCATCGACCGACTGGAACAGGCATGGCAGGACAAGACGGCCGGCATTGTCCTGAACGCCGGTGCCTACACCCACACGAGCCTGGCCCTGGCCGACTGCCTGGCCTGGATCAAGATCCCCTGTATCGAGGTCCACATCAGCAATGTGCATGCTCGCTCCAATCCCCTTCGCCACACAAGTCTCATGGCTCCGTCGTGTATCGGTGTCATTGCGGGTTTGGGCATAATGGGCTATGTATACGGAGTTCAGGCACTTTTTTATCATATTCACCAGCGTGCCCAATGTTCTGCAGACAGCAGGCAGGCCTGA
- a CDS encoding NAD(P)/FAD-dependent oxidoreductase translates to MTPSVPKQTVFDVIIVGGGPAGLFSAYYLSAHSNLSVLLIEKGKPSLKRQCPISGDEHGECIKCRPCNILSGIGGAGLFSDGKLNFIHKLGKTDLTQFMPVSQAKALIEETEQIFNAYGMDGQVYPTDMEAAEAIRRRSRKHGVDLLLIKQKHLGSDRLPQHMTRMVEAMRENIVIHTSETAKDIVVKNGEIRGVVTNRTTYSAKSVILAPGRVGAEWMGTLATKYKLPLFQRGIEVGVRVEVHKEIMQDLCDIIYDPTFFIQTQKYDDQTRTFCTNQGGYVALENYQNFVCVNGHAYMDKKSDNTNFAFLSKVVLNDPVTDNQAYGESIGKLATLIGGGKPLLQRFGDLKRGRRSTWSRIRKSYVEPTLTNVVCGDLAMALPERILTNIVEGLERLNLAVPGIANNETLLYAPEIKFFATQVQTSNELETDIRGLFVAGDGPGVAGNIVSASATGLIPAKAIVDRLG, encoded by the coding sequence ATGACCCCTTCCGTACCCAAGCAGACAGTCTTTGACGTCATCATTGTTGGCGGCGGCCCGGCCGGCCTCTTTTCCGCCTATTATCTTTCCGCCCATTCCAACCTGAGCGTTTTGCTCATTGAAAAGGGCAAACCATCCCTGAAACGTCAGTGCCCCATCAGTGGTGACGAACACGGGGAGTGCATCAAGTGCAGACCCTGCAACATCCTTTCGGGCATCGGCGGTGCCGGACTGTTTTCCGATGGCAAGCTCAATTTTATCCACAAGCTGGGCAAGACCGATCTGACCCAGTTCATGCCCGTCTCCCAGGCCAAGGCCCTCATCGAGGAAACCGAACAGATTTTCAACGCCTATGGCATGGACGGCCAGGTCTATCCCACGGATATGGAAGCGGCCGAGGCCATCAGAAGACGTTCCCGCAAACATGGTGTTGACCTGCTGCTCATCAAGCAGAAACATCTGGGCAGTGACCGTCTCCCCCAGCACATGACCAGGATGGTCGAGGCCATGCGTGAAAACATCGTCATCCACACCTCGGAGACGGCCAAGGATATCGTGGTCAAAAACGGGGAAATCCGTGGCGTGGTCACCAACCGGACCACCTATTCGGCCAAGAGCGTCATTCTGGCTCCCGGCCGTGTGGGCGCCGAATGGATGGGTACTCTGGCCACCAAATACAAACTCCCCCTGTTTCAGCGGGGCATTGAGGTCGGGGTGCGCGTGGAGGTGCACAAGGAAATCATGCAGGACCTCTGCGACATCATCTATGACCCGACCTTTTTCATCCAGACCCAGAAATACGACGATCAGACCCGCACATTCTGCACCAATCAGGGCGGTTACGTGGCCCTGGAAAATTATCAGAATTTTGTCTGCGTGAACGGCCACGCCTACATGGACAAGAAATCCGACAACACCAACTTCGCGTTTCTGTCCAAGGTAGTGCTGAACGATCCCGTCACTGACAACCAGGCCTATGGAGAATCCATTGGCAAACTGGCCACCCTTATTGGCGGCGGCAAGCCCTTGCTCCAGCGATTTGGAGATCTCAAACGGGGACGCCGGTCAACCTGGTCCCGCATCCGCAAGAGCTATGTGGAGCCGACCCTGACCAACGTGGTGTGCGGTGACCTGGCCATGGCCCTGCCCGAGAGGATTCTGACCAATATCGTGGAAGGACTGGAACGGCTCAACCTGGCAGTGCCCGGCATCGCCAACAACGAAACCCTGCTCTATGCTCCGGAAATCAAGTTCTTTGCCACCCAGGTGCAAACCAGCAACGAGCTGGAAACTGACATCAGGGGCTTGTTCGTAGCCGGGGACGGCCCCGGGGTTGCGGGCAATATTGTTTCGGCCAGTGCCACCGGGCTCATCCCGGCCAAGGCCATTGTCGACCGCCTGGGATGA
- a CDS encoding LysM peptidoglycan-binding domain-containing protein, producing the protein MIIYLLGDTFFSLRTCLRRSLPFTASLFVGILLMVFTSSAWATPPRLVFAKRSVNRSHVVYTIKKGDYLYAIFRKLGFAEQEIPRAIRTTQHLNPSLDLSAPLLPGQTIRLPLPPGQTASLANNDQPSSAAPSAQRPLPTPASTTYTFRQGDTVLSVLRQKTGLTTQAIIRTYLGTFLASNRHITDLNMIHPGQRIIIPSLPQAERLPSSHATRDASPARTMPAKPSLYDQLSPREGQAWVKTMLTAMGFAFARGHETFVPHASRGWLRINTTRTPLVTTPWGELVVFMDESSTSPAPDLVHGSKISVCRVPDTWNPYLVVQALARRFPEHLATEPAPLRKHIGGQHVSVHADIMIQSRWTSSPITYGFTLLQDREHPFPSLLASLLHHGHIRLVQGRLLDHHAIQLINQPFIRPEDMYVPTITRQELLSRYHDRHGRTYPVKGLAPAAQPDLTSMDMTFHWTAGRSLVSLTCSVQRLQTEEQTIILLDQDSKYPYLVALLRLKGMACHALAPSQTMPNPATRPSP; encoded by the coding sequence ATGATAATCTATCTTCTTGGCGATACCTTTTTCTCTTTAAGAACATGTCTACGTCGCAGTCTGCCTTTTACCGCATCCCTGTTTGTCGGGATACTTCTGATGGTTTTTACCTCTTCCGCCTGGGCTACCCCCCCTCGACTCGTTTTTGCCAAGCGCTCCGTCAACCGGAGTCATGTTGTCTACACCATCAAGAAGGGGGACTATCTGTACGCCATTTTCCGCAAACTCGGATTTGCGGAGCAGGAGATCCCCCGAGCCATCAGAACCACCCAGCACCTCAACCCGAGCCTGGACCTGTCGGCCCCCCTGCTTCCCGGCCAGACCATCCGCCTGCCCCTGCCCCCAGGGCAAACAGCTTCCCTTGCAAACAACGACCAGCCAAGTTCTGCGGCTCCATCAGCTCAACGGCCCCTGCCAACCCCCGCCTCCACAACCTATACCTTCAGGCAGGGAGACACGGTACTGAGCGTTTTGCGCCAGAAAACAGGCCTGACTACCCAGGCAATCATCAGAACCTATCTGGGAACCTTTCTGGCCAGCAACCGGCATATCACTGACCTCAACATGATCCATCCCGGCCAGCGCATCATCATTCCATCCCTGCCCCAGGCCGAACGCCTGCCATCCTCCCATGCAACCAGGGACGCCAGTCCTGCCAGGACAATGCCCGCCAAGCCATCCCTCTATGACCAGTTGTCCCCCCGGGAGGGACAGGCCTGGGTCAAGACAATGCTCACGGCCATGGGATTTGCCTTTGCCCGGGGCCATGAAACCTTTGTACCGCATGCAAGCCGCGGATGGTTGCGAATCAACACAACCCGCACGCCCCTGGTCACCACCCCCTGGGGCGAACTGGTTGTTTTCATGGACGAGTCGTCAACATCTCCCGCTCCGGACCTGGTCCACGGGTCAAAGATCTCCGTGTGCAGGGTTCCCGACACCTGGAATCCGTACCTTGTGGTCCAGGCCCTGGCCCGCCGATTTCCGGAACACCTCGCCACCGAGCCTGCTCCCCTTCGAAAACATATTGGCGGACAGCATGTTTCCGTACACGCCGACATCATGATCCAGTCACGCTGGACCTCGTCCCCCATCACCTATGGCTTCACCCTTCTCCAAGACCGGGAACACCCTTTCCCGTCCCTGCTGGCCTCCCTGCTGCATCACGGCCATATTCGCCTTGTTCAGGGACGTCTTCTGGACCACCACGCGATCCAACTGATCAACCAGCCGTTCATCCGTCCAGAAGACATGTACGTGCCCACCATCACCCGTCAGGAGCTCCTGTCCCGGTACCATGACCGGCATGGCAGGACCTATCCGGTCAAGGGCCTTGCACCTGCTGCCCAACCCGACCTCACATCCATGGACATGACCTTCCACTGGACCGCTGGCCGCAGCCTGGTCTCCCTTACTTGTTCCGTACAACGCTTGCAGACCGAAGAGCAGACAATCATCCTTCTTGACCAGGATTCCAAATATCCTTATCTCGTCGCTCTGCTCAGGCTCAAGGGAATGGCGTGTCATGCCCTTGCCCCGTCACAAACCATGCCCAACCCCGCAACAAGGCCTTCACCATGA
- a CDS encoding CBS domain-containing protein, with the protein MFVGLKMLKDTPTIGPETLVVEADRIMEENRLWMLMVLTNGKLTGYVTREDVRAALPSPATTLSRHELNYLLDELTVKDVVKGNPPCVSPEMEIERAAQIMHEQNLAGLAVVDANQRFLGYISRSVMLDVLVEEMGLNQSGSRICIEVEDKSGVMASVTRLLADMGVNIIATATFYHATARMLVFRIGVEEPEKVVSALKQEGYRVLGPKDVAREWGCC; encoded by the coding sequence ATGTTTGTAGGCTTGAAAATGCTCAAGGATACACCCACCATCGGTCCCGAAACCCTTGTTGTCGAGGCCGATCGGATTATGGAAGAGAACCGGTTGTGGATGCTCATGGTCCTGACAAACGGGAAATTGACCGGATATGTGACGCGCGAGGATGTCCGCGCTGCCTTGCCCTCACCGGCCACAACCCTGAGTCGTCATGAGCTCAACTATCTTCTGGACGAACTGACGGTCAAGGATGTGGTCAAGGGCAATCCCCCGTGTGTGAGTCCGGAAATGGAGATTGAGAGGGCTGCCCAGATCATGCATGAGCAGAATCTTGCCGGACTGGCTGTTGTTGATGCCAATCAACGTTTCCTGGGCTACATCAGCCGTAGTGTCATGCTCGATGTACTGGTCGAGGAGATGGGGCTCAACCAGTCGGGGTCACGCATTTGCATCGAGGTGGAGGACAAGAGCGGGGTCATGGCCAGCGTGACCCGGTTGCTCGCTGATATGGGGGTCAACATTATTGCCACGGCAACATTTTATCATGCCACGGCAAGAATGCTCGTGTTCAGAATCGGTGTTGAAGAGCCTGAAAAGGTTGTGAGTGCGTTGAAGCAGGAAGGATACAGGGTGCTCGGACCCAAGGATGTGGCCAGAGAGTGGGGATGTTGTTGA
- a CDS encoding IscA/HesB family protein encodes MFELTKAAQEQLERQFENQDIMPIRVYMAAGUGGPRLALALDEQKENDNTYTFGDFTFVVDKALMATAAPVKVEFDQHYGFSVSSSMKMDSSGCSGCGGSCSG; translated from the coding sequence ATGTTTGAATTGACAAAGGCCGCCCAGGAGCAGCTTGAGCGACAATTTGAAAATCAGGACATCATGCCCATTCGGGTGTACATGGCGGCTGGCTGAGGCGGGCCGCGCCTGGCACTTGCTCTGGACGAGCAAAAAGAAAACGATAATACGTACACATTTGGCGATTTTACATTTGTGGTCGACAAGGCGCTCATGGCTACGGCCGCACCTGTCAAGGTTGAATTCGATCAGCATTACGGTTTTTCCGTATCTTCGAGCATGAAGATGGATTCCTCGGGTTGTTCGGGATGCGGCGGGTCGTGTTCGGGCTAA
- a CDS encoding GGDEF domain-containing response regulator, with translation MQIERLSVLVIDDESLILDTLGEYLSERGFEVFLAEGGRKGLEMFFRKNPTLVLVDLRMPEVDGLEVIKTITRKSPTTPVIVVSGTGVIQDAIDALRLGAWDFVTKPLSNFAVLDHALNKALERRRLIRENQQYQEHLEEQVRIRTSDLEREISKRKLIERRLRESEQKFRELSIKDGLTGLYNSRHFFNQIDVELERCHRYGHTLSLIFMDIDDFKQYNDTFGHPMGDHVLKNLAQVILKVVRKNDTAFRYGGEEFVILLPETENPEAVQVAERIRRSFARMVQCRDSMSRPVHKTISAGVAEHRPGETATRLIERADRYLYAAKALGKNTIVRDDIFRQLAESVDEK, from the coding sequence ATGCAAATTGAAAGGCTGTCGGTGCTTGTTATTGATGACGAATCCCTCATTCTGGATACCCTTGGGGAGTATCTTTCCGAGCGGGGGTTCGAGGTGTTCCTGGCGGAAGGCGGACGAAAGGGTCTTGAGATGTTCTTTCGCAAAAATCCCACATTGGTTCTCGTGGATTTGAGGATGCCTGAGGTTGATGGCCTCGAAGTCATCAAGACCATTACCCGGAAGTCACCCACCACACCGGTGATTGTAGTCTCCGGAACGGGGGTCATCCAGGACGCCATTGATGCCTTGCGCCTGGGAGCCTGGGATTTTGTCACCAAGCCCTTGAGCAATTTTGCCGTGCTGGATCATGCCTTGAACAAGGCCTTGGAACGGCGAAGATTGATCCGTGAAAACCAGCAGTATCAGGAACATCTTGAAGAGCAGGTGCGGATCCGCACATCGGATCTCGAGCGGGAGATCAGCAAACGCAAACTGATTGAAAGGCGATTGCGGGAAAGCGAACAAAAGTTTCGTGAGCTCAGTATCAAGGATGGGCTCACGGGCCTTTACAATTCCCGTCATTTTTTCAACCAGATAGATGTCGAATTGGAGCGGTGCCATCGGTATGGGCATACGCTTTCTCTCATTTTCATGGATATCGATGATTTCAAGCAATACAACGATACCTTTGGTCATCCCATGGGGGACCACGTGCTGAAAAATCTGGCCCAAGTTATCTTGAAGGTGGTCAGGAAAAACGACACTGCCTTTCGGTATGGCGGGGAAGAGTTTGTCATCCTGCTTCCTGAAACGGAAAACCCGGAAGCCGTGCAGGTGGCTGAGCGCATACGTCGCAGTTTTGCGCGGATGGTCCAGTGCCGGGACAGCATGTCGCGACCTGTTCACAAGACCATAAGTGCAGGTGTGGCCGAGCATCGGCCCGGAGAAACAGCAACCCGGCTGATTGAGCGGGCTGATCGTTACCTGTATGCAGCAAAGGCCCTGGGCAAGAACACCATTGTTCGCGACGATATCTTCCGACAGCTCGCTGAATCCGTAGATGAAAAATAG
- a CDS encoding HD domain-containing protein, with the protein MKNRPWRRYLVGGAVRDLLLDRPVGDRDYVVIGGTREQLLRRYPHAKPVGKKIAVYYVHGDEYTLSTAKTIEEDLETRDLTINALAMDEDGRIIAHPSALEHLRAKLLYPVADDNFFVDPARVYRAARFAACLPDFSVHPHLLAVMRRVAAKGACRHLPAERVGKELMKSLAGSEPARFVTICRQGGALKGWFEELEQAAQVPAGPVPYHDETLLEHLCQVMDRLAGDSVRVWMGLCHDLGKIMTPQDVRPAHHGHDRAGVDIVRKLGKRLRLPSGLVRAGMAASRWHMTLARYDILRPGTRVDLLTSVGSRELLGNLCALVVADGGIDMTDRVLHDFRIIHNIHLPATWQGRGPRSGEQLRILRAQALVQHS; encoded by the coding sequence ATGAAAAATAGACCTTGGCGCAGGTATCTCGTTGGCGGGGCCGTCCGGGATCTTCTGTTGGACAGACCTGTTGGCGACAGGGATTATGTTGTTATTGGCGGGACCAGGGAACAGCTGTTGCGTCGCTATCCCCACGCCAAGCCCGTGGGGAAAAAGATTGCTGTTTATTATGTGCACGGCGACGAATACACGCTTTCCACGGCCAAGACCATTGAAGAGGATCTGGAGACAAGGGACCTGACCATCAATGCCCTGGCCATGGACGAGGATGGCAGGATCATTGCCCATCCCAGTGCGTTGGAGCATCTGCGGGCAAAGCTCCTCTATCCTGTTGCGGACGACAACTTTTTTGTCGATCCGGCCAGGGTGTACCGGGCAGCCCGGTTTGCCGCCTGTCTTCCGGATTTTTCCGTGCATCCCCATCTGCTTGCGGTCATGCGCCGGGTGGCTGCCAAGGGGGCGTGTCGCCATCTGCCTGCTGAAAGGGTGGGCAAGGAATTGATGAAAAGTCTGGCTGGATCTGAGCCAGCCAGGTTCGTGACCATCTGTCGTCAAGGAGGCGCGCTGAAGGGGTGGTTCGAGGAGCTGGAACAGGCGGCACAGGTTCCGGCAGGACCGGTTCCCTATCATGACGAAACCCTGCTGGAGCATCTGTGTCAGGTCATGGACCGTCTGGCCGGCGATTCTGTCCGGGTCTGGATGGGATTATGTCACGATCTGGGCAAGATCATGACCCCGCAGGATGTGCGGCCGGCCCACCATGGCCATGACAGGGCCGGGGTGGACATCGTCCGGAAGCTGGGAAAACGGTTGCGTCTGCCCAGCGGATTGGTGCGGGCAGGCATGGCTGCATCCAGATGGCATATGACTCTGGCCCGGTACGATATCTTGCGCCCTGGTACGCGGGTGGATCTGCTGACCAGCGTGGGATCAAGGGAACTGCTAGGTAACTTATGTGCCCTGGTGGTTGCTGATGGCGGAATCGACATGACGGATCGGGTTCTTCATGATTTCAGGATCATCCATAATATTCATCTTCCCGCAACCTGGCAGGGACGGGGACCGCGTTCCGGTGAACAGTTACGGATATTGAGGGCCCAAGCCCTTGTCCAACATTCTTGA
- a CDS encoding multiheme c-type cytochrome codes for MNECVYLKVYQNGLRAAYRQQRFPWWLQLSGEVAGENVRCAKTIQQGRWEMRMMVRLLIVGMIWFWGGLLAAAPASAGEYVGSKSCSACHEEEYATFMKYSKKAHSWDKVEKMLPKLEPEEQQSCFGCHTTGYKKGGFVSYDKTPQFADVGCETCHGPGKEHVAGDGDPELITRTPTITTCSHCHNAQRVKDFNYKPLLHSGAH; via the coding sequence ATGAATGAATGCGTTTACCTCAAGGTCTATCAGAATGGACTGCGGGCGGCTTACCGGCAACAACGATTTCCATGGTGGCTTCAGCTTTCAGGTGAGGTCGCTGGGGAGAATGTTCGGTGCGCAAAGACGATTCAACAAGGCAGGTGGGAGATGCGTATGATGGTACGACTGTTGATTGTTGGTATGATCTGGTTTTGGGGTGGACTGTTGGCCGCTGCCCCGGCCAGCGCGGGCGAGTATGTGGGGTCAAAGTCCTGCAGTGCTTGCCATGAAGAAGAGTATGCGACCTTTATGAAATATTCCAAAAAGGCACATTCATGGGATAAAGTCGAGAAAATGTTGCCCAAGCTTGAGCCCGAAGAACAGCAAAGCTGTTTTGGATGCCATACAACCGGATACAAGAAGGGGGGCTTTGTTTCCTATGATAAGACGCCGCAATTCGCTGATGTGGGCTGCGAGACCTGTCACGGTCCGGGCAAAGAACATGTGGCCGGTGATGGCGATCCGGAACTGATTACCCGTACTCCGACCATCACTACCTGTTCCCATTGTCACAATGCGCAACGGGTCAAGGACTTCAACTACAAACCGCTGCTCCATAGCGGTGCGCATTAG